A single window of Ischnura elegans chromosome 8, ioIscEleg1.1, whole genome shotgun sequence DNA harbors:
- the LOC124164455 gene encoding WAS/WASL-interacting protein family member 3-like, which yields MAGPGRPPEAAVAGADVGAPPPGTAALPPPPPPCCPPPPPPLDEEEDDTPPPPPPPQDAMAAKPEDRRRDRGPLPPACFFLLPPRLRRLLRPPPPPLPPPPPSSSSPSSAASSVLLP from the exons ATGGCA GGCCCTGGAAGGCCCCCGGAGGCGGCGGTCGCGGGGGCGGACGTCGGGGCGCCTCCCCCCGGCACCGCGGCGCTGCCCCCGCCGCCCCCACCCTGCTGTCCGCCCCCACCGCCCCCGCTGGACGAGGAGGAAGACGACacgcctcctcctccgcccccgccgCAGGACGCCATGGCGGCCAAGCCGGAAGACAGAAGGAGGGACAGGGGTCCCTTGCCACCAGCCTGCTTCTTCTTGCTTCCTCCCCGCCTCCGGCGCCTCCTGCGGCCTCCCCCACCACCTTTGCCTCCGCCtccgccctcctcctcctccccttcctctgcCGCCTCCTCCGTCTTACTCCCCTAA